The genomic segment GGAAGAGAAGTGATGTGCGTGAGCACTGGTGAGTCTACAGAGAGGAGTGCCGTCCCCTGGTCGGGGGCCTGGAGAAGCTTTATGGAGCTAAACCAGGAGCGTGTGGTGTCACGGATAGAAAGGAGGAGTATCTCTAAAGGCAGTGGTGTCAGACTCCGATAAGAGCCACCACACTAAGTGTCCTCTGGTGTCAGCATGGGtgatggtgggggaggtgggcagcGTGGTGCCTGGTGAAGCAGGAGTGGAGGCAGGTGAGATGGACAGGGGTGAGGACCTtagttccttccacagtttaggTGAGAAAGCCATGGCTGTGCTGCAGGTGTGGGATGGTTCTGACAGAGAGGGGTATGGtgcaagaagaagagaaaatccatCACAGGAGGCGACCAAGAAGACAAGCTAAAGAGCACGGGACgtaaggggagggagggacacctTTTGGGCCGtcaaagcaggaagagagaaagagtgaaactCGGGCTGCTCTGAATTGCCAGGAACTGAAGTAGTTCCTCTCCGTGGGTTTCTAAATTCTTTGCAAGGTGGGAGATGATGTTTTCTGCTGGAAGTgagaaggcaggtgggaaggTCAGAATTTTAAGAAGTGATGGGAAGAGTTCACAAGGTTGTTGGAAGCAGCGGGGGAGTAGGCCCGTGAGGGTAGCACCGTGTCGTGGACCTGGCTGAGGGGGTAACTTCTGTGTCTACTACAGTTCTAGTCTGGTTAGTCTAGTTATCGTTCTACTTTACAACAGCTGCTTctggaaacattattttttatttttaaaattttgtttgtttgtgggggggaggggcagaatgagagggagaagcagactccctgctgagcaggaagcccaacaggGATCGGGGgtccatctgaggaccctgggatcatgacctgtgcccttaccgactgagccaccccggcgcacCTACAACAGCTGCTTCTGTAATGGAAGACAGAATTGCTCCTTAGTTACGAGGCGCTGCTGGATACTGTGGAAAATAAGATGAGTCAAGTCCAGACTGTGCCTAGGGAGATCACACTACCCTTTCGTGCCTCGGACACTGGCTACAGGGGCCAGGCCCATTTTAATGCCCGTGGCAGCCTGATGAAGACCACCCCCCTTCTTGCTTCTCTGGGCTGTTGGATGTAGGGTGTGTCACTCATGGTGTCTGGCAGTTATACAGGACTGAGTCACGCTTGGTGTCCaagaggagacagggagagacagtaTGACATCATACAATCTAGAGAGTAATGACCACTGGGAGTGCTCCCTGCTCTTTGACAACGGTCTTGTGctctcatttaatcatttattatctgtctcctcCACAAGACAGCAGGCTCCACGAGGACACAGTCTTGGTCTGTCTTTTATTTACCACCAAAAGCCCTTCCCTTAAGGAGGTCACctggtaaatatttattagatgaaTAAATCAGCGATACATTTCATAGAGGCTATCGCTGACTCTGTTGACAAAGAATGACTGGAAATGGATGCAAGGGGATGTGCCACTCTTGTTCTCTGTGGTGTGTCCCTTTGATAGGTACAAGTGGAAAGGGTGATACAAACTGTGTTCTGTTCCCCTCTAGGGCTCAGCCCTGATGGAGGCTGAGGAGCCCCAACATGGGGTCTCGACCCCCATCCCTGCCTTAGCGGAGCTCACTGTTATCCCGGAAGCTCTCAGGAGAAGCTGTCAGACCGCTGCCTTGGGGCCCGAAGCTCAGGAAGGCTGGGAGCCATCCTCTGCGTGGGCAGAGGGACGAGGGCTCTCAGAGACCCAGCGGGGAGACTTAAGGGATGTGAAGAGCTGTGCAACCAAGAGTGTGACATCTTTCCCCAAGGAAGTGCCTGCAGGTGCAGAGACCAACCAAGAAGATTCTGTGGGCAAGATGGGGGATACCCCAGAGCTCCAGGAGCTGGTGCCTCAGAGCCCGACCGATGGGGAGGCGAGGACGCCGGCTCCCTCAGAGCTCGGGGCCTGCATTGTTCAAGGTGAACATCTAGACATGGTCCCAGGATCTGGTGAGCTGGGTGGTGGCGTGGAGATGGAATTTCGACCGGAACTCACGTCCTCGACTGGGGAAACTGGAcatgcagaggaggaggaagctttTCCAGACGCCTCTGCTCAGCCCAGATTTGGTCCTTCCTATGAACGGCGCCCTGAAGAGACCCACCAGCCAGGGGACTCTgtcaggcagggggaggagcctcAGTCCACGGCGGCACGAGAAGGTCCAGGGAGCGGGGGACCCGTGTGCCTTCTGGGGGCcgaggggctgggggagcagagaCTAGCAGACGCGGGCTTCCAGGAGGAAGCAGCTGTCACGGAGGGTGGGTGTTCAGGGGAGCAGGAACAGAAGGGGGAGCAGGTTGATGGTACAGagggagaacaaaggcaaaaacagGAGCAGATACAAGGTGATACGATGCCTGCAAAACAAGGAGAAAGAATGGGGCTTTGTGGGGACTTGGAAGGTCTACACTGTCGTGAGCAGGAGATGAAGACTCAGGGCCGGGGAGATCTGCctcagggggaggaggggaagagggagtttGGGGGGCCAAAGGAGAGCAGCATGGATGCTCAGAATGAGGAGAGGAAAAGCTTGGTGGGGAGATCAGGGAAAGTAAGTGGAAGGCAAGATGGTCAAGGTCTCCAGCGGAAAGTGATGTTCGTGCAGcggcaggaggaggagctggggaacCGGGATGGGGACCCGCTGCGGGGAGAGGCCGGAGAGGGGAGTACAGAAGATGGGGAAGCACTTGATGGCCTTTCCACACAGGCTCTGGTAGCCTCTGAGGTCTCTTCTCCCTGTGACTTGTTTCTAGACACCTGTCATCCCATGACCAGTGTTCCTGGGACTCAGAGGGAGCCTCGGGCTGAGGAACCACTGCCTGTAGCTCCAGTGCCTACACTGGAGTCAGGAGGATGGTCCTCCCAGCCCATTTCTTTACCAGGCTCTTTCCCTGCGGGGGAGTCACCTGATCAAGAAATAGCTCAGGATGGCCAGCAGGAGGGatctgagctggggaagggggcagtgTTCAGCCAGGGCACTGAGCTGGTCTCTGCCAGTACATTGGCACCTTCTCCGAGGACACCCGGTTCAGCTCCTTTCAGTCCTGCTGATGTCTCCCCGAGCACAGCCACATCATCATCTGCAAGCCCCCCAGTCGCCTCTTCCAGGAGGGAGTCCTCTCTTGCTGCACATTCTTCAGAAACCTCCAGAGCATCTCTTTGGACCAACAACACGTCTCACTGTGGGGCTTCTGAGactcccccagctcccctccgTGGCTTCCTGACTGCAGAGGCCACCATGGAAATATCCACCAGCTCCAGCCGGGCCAACCCTCCGAGCCCCCTAGGCCACTCCACAGGGGCTTTCCAGCACCTAAGGAGCAACTCCTTCCCAGGCTCTCATAGGACAGAGCCAACTCCGGACCTGCTGGGACTATCACTTTCCTTCTCCCATTTAGAGTTGCCCCAGAGGGTCCCCAAACCTGCCATCTATGGCTCTGTGATCCCAAGAAGGGACAGGAAAAGTGGCAGGGACTGCAGGATCATTCCAGAATCCCCTAGCTCATTATCTGCTCTGGGGCAGGACTCTCAAGAATTCACCTCAAATCCAGAAAGATCCAGTAGTCCCTGCCGCACCCAGCCATGTGGCTCCCGACACACTTCAGCCTCTGCCCCAGAGTCTATTGCCTATGGCTCTTCCCCACCCCTTGTCTATGTAGATGCGAGGATCCACGaacctctgccccctcctcccccagagaaGAGGCGTGTCCACCCCTCCATGGTAGAGAGAGACAGCCATCTCCAGGCAGGAGTTCCCATGCTGAAGCGGTGTGGCCATCCTCTTCCTTTGGCCCCAGGTTTGGGGCTACATGGTCCCCCTAAAGGCCCACTTCCGCCCGTTCCTGACTCCCTTGTGGCAAGGCAGCACCGACCTCTGCCCTCTACCCCCGACACTCCCCACCCTGCTCAGacctcctcctcccacaggcTGAGATACAACAAGCCATTACCCCCAACCCCTGATTTGTCGCAGACCCaccattctgtttcttcttctagtAGTCCAAGGACCTACAGGCCTCTACCCCCTGTCCCTATTATGGATCCTCCCACTGAACCACCCCCGTTACCCCCGAAGTCCAGGGGGAGGAGTAGGAGCACTCAGGGAGAACTCATGAATGCAGGGGGTCAGGGCAAGCCAAGGCCCATTTGTCCAGAGCGGACAGTCTCCACTCCCCATTCTGTTGGACGTACCTCCTGGCCCCCAGCCATGGGCCGATCAACAGACTCTTTGGCCCCCACCAGCAGGAGCAAAAGTGAAGGGTCCCCTGGCATGGCTTTCAGCAACGTGGCAACCCTTCTAAGTCCCTCTTCCCCAACCACACCCTGGAGTCTGGAGCTCCCGGGACCCACTTCTGAACCAGGACCCTCAGAAGAGTCTGGGGCCCCTGCCAGAGGATCTTTGAGAAGAACAGCCCCTCAGGAAGGAGCCAATGGCCTGAGGAGGTTGGATGTAGGCCAGGCAAGGCAGTCGGCAAAACTCAGCCATCCCCATCTGGAGAAGGCGTCCAGCTGGCCCCACAGGCGGGACCCAGGGAGACCACCGGAGAGCAGCAGCGGGCAGGTTGTAGACCCTGGTGAGGGATCCAGTAGGCACAAGGGCTGGAACCGCCAAGGCCTGCGCCGACCTTCCATCTTGCCTGAGGGCTGTTCAGGTAAGCGACAGGCAAGCGACAGGCGTGGAGCATGGTGACGCTCCTGTCAGACCAAGCTTTCTCCAGCTCTCAGCACCGCATCCATCTTCCGTCCCCAGGGCCTCTACTGTTCCCTCTGGTGACTTCACTCATGCACATACCCAATGTCAACACAGAGGGAAGCCCTTGAAAACCCCTCTGAGCTCCCTATAAtgctcttcttctccttcccctctgtccTCTCACCCAGCTGCGGTGTCCTTTTACTGTGTACCTGTTTTTCCCAAGGTGGTTGTGGAtgtcccccctctcccctccatgaTGCACACACTCTCCAGCTACCAACACCTGCTTGATGTCCTCCTTGTCATAGAGAGGACATCCTCTTCTTGTCCAGTTCACATCTGGTAAAATAGTGTCCTCGAGTGCGTTCTACTTCGGCACCGCTCCCCGGCACAGACTCCCAGTTAGCCCTTCTGTTCCCTCACATGCCTGCATCTCCTGCTCTAGGTCTTACCTTCTTGGGCTCTCTGAATATCCCTCTAAAATCTCAGTGACTTCCCCATCTCCATTTCCAGATACAAGAGGTCCAGCCGTAGAAAAAGCGCTTGGCCCTTCAGACACCATTGTTTTTCGGTGAGTCACCTTCTCTCCTGACAGACACGTCTGGACTGTCTTTTCTTAGGATCCTGAGATTTCCGTTAGCTGACAAGCATTTTGGGACACTGTGTcttccaggggtggggagggtaagAGACGTACACCAGGACTCCAGGGTAAGggcatcctttctctgcctggctgtCAGCGGGCTTTGACCCTCCCATCCtcctaggttcttttttttttttttttttaagatttttaaaaatttatttatttgtcagggacagagggagagagagcgagtgagcacaggcagacagagaggcaggcagaggcagagggagaagcaggcttcctgccgagcaaggagcctgatgtgggactcaatcccaggatgctgggatcatgacctgagccaaaggcagatgcttaaccaactgagccacccaagcgtcccccTCCTAGGTTCTTTACTATGAACTAAACCCCCGGTAAAAGTGCAACATGACGTCCAAAACAGCTCTGAACTACCTCAGAGTGGGTCAGGCCGCAGCTTGCCTCCCGAGGGGATTTGGCCCTCATATCCCAGCACATGTCCCAGGGGTTGGGAGACTGTCTCATCTCCGGTCACCTGGGGCTTCTCTGCCTCAGTGTCCAGCAAGCACCCAGAGCCCTCCTTGGCTCCACAGGGAGAAGAAACCAAAGGAGGTCATGGGAGGCTTTTCGAGACGCCGCTCGAAGCTCATCAACTCCTGTGAGTACCTTGAAACAGAAGTAGACCCATATGGCGTTTTGCCCCAGACTGGAGCTCCTGGCTGTCCTCAGCAGGGCTGTGATCTCTACAGGGGGAGAGGATCTCTACGACAGTCAGAAGCAGCTCGGTGGCTTCTGTCTTCGtgcctcagcctccctgcctccctgatTCTCTCCCTGTGCCGTACTTCTGTGCCCCTATAGCCCAGCTGCTGTACCAGGAGTACAGCGATGTGGTTCTGAACAAGGAGATTCAAAGCCAGCAGCGGTTGGACAGCCTGGGAGAGACGACCGGGCCGGCCTCCCCCCGGCAGCCCCGGAGGACCCTGGTCTCCTCAGAGTCTTACCTGCAGCGCCTGTCCATGGCCTCCAGCGGCTCCCTCTGGCAGGAAATCCCCGTGGTGCGCAACAGCACCGTGCTGCTCTCCATGACCCACGAAGACCAAAAACTACAGGAGGTACCCggtgggcaggggcggggcaggggcgggggatgCTATCGAGGGAGAGCAGAGTCTCCTCCtgattccctcctcctcctcgctgCCACCGCCACCAGCAGGAGCAGGCTGTCCCCATCACATGCTCTGTGCCCGCCACGGCTGTCGCTCATCTCCACTGGGGGGCATCTGGACTGCTTTCGGGGTGTCAGCACTGGCCCTCCTCCCCACGTCCACAGGGGCTTCCTCCTACTGTTGCTGACTGGGGCTCACACAAAGTGACCATGGCCTTGAGTCTGTTGGGAGGAATGTGGAAATGATCCCTTCACGGCCGCTTCAGGCTGGACTCAAatttccctgctcagccagggtTCCACACTGCACTGGAGCTTTTCTCTTCCACCAAGGCGTGTATGTGAGTGGCTTTTTGCTGTGTCCCTTGCAGCTGTCCTGTGGCCCACTGGTCGCATACAGGCTTTGGGATGACCATCAGCCTCGGCTCAGTCTGTACACCCAGTGGCAAGACTGTAGTAGAGGTTGCTTGTCGGATATTACAGGATGTTACATGGGTACCATTACTAGGTTTCTCCTGGagggcttctctctttttttttttttaagattttattttttaatttatttggcagacagaggtcacaagtaggcaggcagagagagaggaagggaagcaggctcctcgatgagcagagagcctgatgcagggctcgatcccaggaccctaggatcatgacctgagccaaaggcagaggctttaacccactgagccacccaggtgcccctggagggcTTCTCTTAATAATCCACCTGACGTGGGTCAGAACCCTCTTCCCAGGAAGACGACACGGCACCACGGACAGGCATCATGGAATCATGCGTACATACTGGGCTCTGGAATAAATGACCCGGTCGTGAGGCCCACTTTGCTGTTTGCTGGCTGTTTAACTTTGGCCACATCACTTGATCTTTCTAACCttctgctttctcatctgtaaaactgggtCACAAAAAAGGGTGAGTGCATCGTGCGTAGCAGTCGCTCCGAGAATGTTCTCTGCTATACTGTAATTTCAAGTCAGGCCcccctgggtttgaatcctggcttcagCATTTGCAGGCCGTGTACCTTCAGGCAAGTTATAGAACcaccaaacctcagtttcctggtctAAAGCTTGAAGATAATGTCTGTCTTTCAGGATTGCTGTGTGGTTTGGGTGAAGTACCCGCCCCTAGCTCAGGGTGCTGTGCTTTTTTGGTGCGTCTTAATGCCGTGTTCTCCCCCTTTCAGAGGTGGGAAGGAGTCAGATGTTGGCCAGAAGGACTTAAGGATGAACAAAGCAAACAGAGGCCACTATAAATGTTTAGGTTTTTTGGAAGCTCAGACTTGGGAGCCTTTTAATGACCTCAGTTTTCAAGTACATGAGGGTTACGTAGAAAATCAGTGACCTGCCCAGTACTTACGGACCAAATGTCAGGACACAATATGAATCCTTGCTCTCTGTCCGCAGCTCCAGCACACCTGGAAGTCCCCCAGGCCTCCCGGGCCAGCCCTGGTCCGCTGTTCTGAGAAGAGAGGCCTCTAGTGTGCACATAGTCCTTCCATAAAACAGCATCGTGGGTGCACAAGCACAAGGTGCTTGCACCAGCTCCATTTCTTTTGACTGTCACCACATCTTTGTGACATGGGGGGTCACTGTACctacacaaaaagacaaaaaacctgAGGTTCAGTGAGGTTAGCTGAGCCACGGTCAGTGAATGTTGGAACCAGTATTCAAACGTAGCTTGTGTCCCCGTTCAGTGTTGTATGTGACGGTCATcagccaggtgtgtgtgtgtcatctCTGTCTTTTCGGTCCCTGCATCTACCTTGAAGCCTCGTGCTTGGGTGGAGAGCCTGAGCGGCCCGTGGAGGAGGGCGGGCCCGGGAGCCGTGGCGCCGCCTGCTGGAACCTCCACCTAAGTTCACAAGTGCTGGACCATCTCCATGAAGCCACAATAGCACATCCCGTTCTCAAATCTCCTGCTTCCTCCCGTTTCTCCTCACGCCCCAAATGACCTTCACCCCCTaaatctgtctctctttctctttcaaagttccttggctcagtgagttaacaAACTCACTCAGTTACCAAACTCCAAAACCAAGACATTAAATTGTGACTCTGGCGGCTCGTTCAGGCCCCATTTCCAGCAAAGAACCAAGTTCTTCCAGATCTGCCTCCTAAGTAATTAGGAAGctggcctgcctctccccacccccatagcCATTCAGACCCCCGTCCGTCACCTGGAATGATTGTGGCAGTTTCCTAACGTGTCTCCCTTGCCCCCCTCTACTCCTCTCCACAAAGTGCTCAGAAATAACCTTTATAAAAACCAGATCTGATCAAGTTATTTCCCTACACAAAGCCTCTTTTAATCTTCTCATTGCCTCAAGTCCAACCCATTTGCTTTGTTTACGCAGTCCTCCAGACCTCTGTTCGCCTCCCCAGCTTTGTCTCCTGCCACTACTGCAGCATAAATACTTGGTTCCAAAAACACTCCATTTATTTGAGCTTCTGGAAAGTATCCTTTTCTCTTACACCTGTAGGGGCTTGTACTCATTCTTCCCTCGGGCTCCAGTGCTCTTTCCTTATCCTCCCGCTACTACGTTGGGCTCTGATGTGGCCGTGAGCTGTGGGAGGAGGAGCCGTGTTCCCTCCTCTGACCCCAGAACGTTATGCAGTGGCTTATGTACACCGGGGACTcgatacctattttattttatttatttattacaagattttatttatttatttgacagacagagatcacaagtagacagagaggaggaagcaggctcccgctgagcagagagcccgatgtggggctcgatcccaggaccctgggatcatgacccgagccaaaggcagaggctttagcccattgatccacccaggtgcccctcgatacttattttaaattaatctgcTCTACAACTTCCCAGGCCAAATTTGAGCTGATCGTGTCAGAAGCCTCGTACCTACGCAGCCTGCACGTGGCCGTGGATCATTTCCAGCTGTCCGCCCCGCTGCGGGCCACCCTTTCCAACCAGGAATACCAGTGGCTCTTCTCTCGGCTACAGGACGTGCGTGACGTCAGCACCACGTGAGAGTCCTCTTCTCCCAGACGCCGCTCCCTCGGCCTCCGAATCTTTAGCCTGTAAACCATCTCTGCCGGTGGTGGTGGTTCTCCTCTCTCGGCTGCCCTCTCACGGCTCCCTTCATGACTGCCagtgctgtgggggtggggagagcaaggacgaggagagggggtgggggcggaCAGATCCTTTCATGGATGAGCAGACACACGGGAAGTGCTTCTGAGGTTGCGGATGGGGTGTCCTGTGGGCAGGCACTGCACGGAGATGGGCTGTGGGAAACAGGTAAAGATCAGAAAGCcagaaaaatcaaaaaaagaa from the Lutra lutra chromosome 11, mLutLut1.2, whole genome shotgun sequence genome contains:
- the ARHGEF5 gene encoding rho guanine nucleotide exchange factor 5, which gives rise to MEAEEPQHGVSTPIPALAELTVIPEALRRSCQTAALGPEAQEGWEPSSAWAEGRGLSETQRGDLRDVKSCATKSVTSFPKEVPAGAETNQEDSVGKMGDTPELQELVPQSPTDGEARTPAPSELGACIVQGEHLDMVPGSGELGGGVEMEFRPELTSSTGETGHAEEEEAFPDASAQPRFGPSYERRPEETHQPGDSVRQGEEPQSTAAREGPGSGGPVCLLGAEGLGEQRLADAGFQEEAAVTEGGCSGEQEQKGEQVDGTEGEQRQKQEQIQGDTMPAKQGERMGLCGDLEGLHCREQEMKTQGRGDLPQGEEGKREFGGPKESSMDAQNEERKSLVGRSGKVSGRQDGQGLQRKVMFVQRQEEELGNRDGDPLRGEAGEGSTEDGEALDGLSTQALVASEVSSPCDLFLDTCHPMTSVPGTQREPRAEEPLPVAPVPTLESGGWSSQPISLPGSFPAGESPDQEIAQDGQQEGSELGKGAVFSQGTELVSASTLAPSPRTPGSAPFSPADVSPSTATSSSASPPVASSRRESSLAAHSSETSRASLWTNNTSHCGASETPPAPLRGFLTAEATMEISTSSSRANPPSPLGHSTGAFQHLRSNSFPGSHRTEPTPDLLGLSLSFSHLELPQRVPKPAIYGSVIPRRDRKSGRDCRIIPESPSSLSALGQDSQEFTSNPERSSSPCRTQPCGSRHTSASAPESIAYGSSPPLVYVDARIHEPLPPPPPEKRRVHPSMVERDSHLQAGVPMLKRCGHPLPLAPGLGLHGPPKGPLPPVPDSLVARQHRPLPSTPDTPHPAQTSSSHRLRYNKPLPPTPDLSQTHHSVSSSSSPRTYRPLPPVPIMDPPTEPPPLPPKSRGRSRSTQGELMNAGGQGKPRPICPERTVSTPHSVGRTSWPPAMGRSTDSLAPTSRSKSEGSPGMAFSNVATLLSPSSPTTPWSLELPGPTSEPGPSEESGAPARGSLRRTAPQEGANGLRRLDVGQARQSAKLSHPHLEKASSWPHRRDPGRPPESSSGQVVDPGEGSSRHKGWNRQGLRRPSILPEGCSDTRGPAVEKALGPSDTIVFREKKPKEVMGGFSRRRSKLINSSQLLYQEYSDVVLNKEIQSQQRLDSLGETTGPASPRQPRRTLVSSESYLQRLSMASSGSLWQEIPVVRNSTVLLSMTHEDQKLQEAKFELIVSEASYLRSLHVAVDHFQLSAPLRATLSNQEYQWLFSRLQDVRDVSTTFLSDLEENFENNIFTFQVCDVVLNHAPSFRRVYLPYVTNQTYQERTFQGLLTSNSSFREVLEKLESDPVCQRLSLKSFLILPFQRITRLKLLLQNILKRTQPGSSEEAEATKAHHALEELIRDCNNNVQRMRRTEELIYLSQKIEFECKIFPLISQSRWLVKSGELTALEFSLSPGLRRKLNTRPVHLHLFNDCLLLSRPREGGRFLVFDHAPFSSIRGEKCEMKLHGPHKNLFRLFLLHNAQGTQAEFLFSTETQSEKLRWISALAMPREELDLLECYDSPQVQCLRAYKPRENDELALEKADVVMVTQQSSDGWLEGMRLSDGERGWFPVQQVEFISNPDVRARNLKETHRVKTAKLQLVEQQT